The following are encoded in a window of Deinococcus sp. YIM 134068 genomic DNA:
- a CDS encoding CopG family antitoxin, which translates to MEFDWDDANEGHIARHGIDPEEAEEAATDPRRVAAPAYRVQGGERRQAVTGKTDGGRLLTVVLTRRGDLCRAAGLPEVDMSELTIITDMSQIPAFQSEDEEAEFWATHGLAEHLLDAGNADPDLLPPPRSRRSTPMSLRLGVDLERRLRQLAEVKGTPYQTLLKEFVLERVYEEEKRHQLL; encoded by the coding sequence ATGGAGTTCGACTGGGACGACGCCAACGAGGGGCACATCGCCCGGCACGGCATAGACCCGGAAGAAGCCGAGGAAGCAGCGACGGATCCCCGGCGGGTGGCCGCGCCCGCCTACCGAGTCCAGGGCGGGGAACGCCGTCAGGCCGTCACGGGCAAGACGGACGGGGGCCGCCTCCTCACCGTCGTCCTGACCCGGCGCGGCGACCTCTGCCGAGCGGCAGGCCTACCGGAGGTAGACATGAGCGAACTGACGATCATCACGGACATGAGCCAGATTCCGGCCTTCCAGAGTGAGGATGAGGAGGCGGAGTTCTGGGCGACCCACGGCCTGGCCGAGCATCTGCTCGACGCTGGGAACGCGGACCCGGACCTGTTGCCGCCTCCCCGCTCCCGCCGCTCCACGCCTATGAGCCTGCGCTTGGGCGTAGACCTAGAGAGGCGGTTGCGCCAGCTCGCCGAAGTCAAGGGCACCCCCTACCAGACGCTCCTCAAGGAGTTCGTGCTGGAGCGCGTGTACGAGGAAGAGAAGCGCCACCAGCTCCTCTGA
- a CDS encoding type II toxin-antitoxin system RelE family toxin: MSQYTLVLDPAAKADMNKIDSTTLAQINRRIVQVVQNPDLGKPLTAPLAGLRSVYAASKRYRVVYAVDRADHTVTILAIGARQAGHRRDPYAKARRRT; the protein is encoded by the coding sequence ATGTCCCAGTACACCCTCGTCCTTGACCCTGCAGCCAAGGCGGATATGAACAAGATCGATTCCACCACCCTCGCTCAGATCAACCGCCGCATTGTGCAGGTGGTTCAGAACCCCGACCTCGGCAAACCCCTGACCGCGCCCCTCGCCGGACTCCGCAGCGTGTACGCCGCCAGCAAGCGGTACCGCGTTGTGTACGCCGTGGATCGGGCGGACCACACGGTCACGATTCTCGCCATCGGCGCCCGCCAGGCTGGCCACCGCCGTGACCCTTACGCCAAGGCCCGCCGCCGCACCTGA